A part of Paraburkholderia largidicola genomic DNA contains:
- a CDS encoding LysR family transcriptional regulator, producing the protein MNDSKLDWSDVRIFLAVARCGTLGAAARQLGQTQPTMGRRLRALEEAVGHTLFQRTAEGFVLTDEGHAVLTYAERMEEEAHAFMRSLAGNEQQLTGGLRVSSSDWYGIHVLTPVFAGFLARHPQMSIELITDSRRYNLARREADLVFRITPFDEPDVIQRKLMHMDYALYGRIDLVAPVRGDGAGQSLITMDTAFGELPDVAWVRQMLPNAHIAYASNNRGVQARMCAEGGGFAVLPCPLGDNTPGLRRIDLGEAPPGRDVWLGYHRDLKRLGRLRALLDVVIERLANV; encoded by the coding sequence ATGAACGATTCGAAACTGGACTGGAGCGACGTGAGGATCTTCCTTGCCGTCGCCCGCTGCGGCACGCTGGGCGCGGCTGCGCGCCAGCTTGGGCAGACCCAGCCGACCATGGGCCGGCGTCTGCGCGCACTCGAAGAAGCCGTCGGCCACACGCTCTTTCAGCGCACGGCGGAAGGCTTCGTACTCACCGACGAAGGTCATGCCGTGCTGACCTACGCCGAGCGCATGGAAGAAGAAGCGCACGCGTTTATGCGTTCGCTTGCGGGCAACGAGCAGCAACTAACGGGCGGACTGCGGGTGTCGTCATCGGACTGGTACGGCATTCATGTGCTAACGCCCGTGTTCGCGGGGTTTCTCGCACGTCATCCACAGATGTCGATCGAGCTGATCACCGATTCGCGTCGCTACAACCTCGCGCGCCGCGAAGCCGATCTGGTGTTCCGCATCACGCCGTTCGACGAACCCGACGTCATCCAGCGCAAGCTGATGCACATGGATTACGCGCTCTATGGACGCATCGATCTCGTCGCGCCCGTGCGCGGTGATGGCGCGGGCCAGTCGCTCATCACCATGGATACCGCGTTCGGCGAGTTGCCCGATGTCGCGTGGGTCCGGCAGATGTTGCCGAACGCGCACATCGCGTACGCCAGCAACAACCGTGGCGTACAGGCGCGCATGTGCGCCGAAGGCGGCGGCTTTGCGGTGCTGCCGTGTCCGCTCGGTGACAACACGCCGGGCCTGCGGCGCATCGATCTGGGCGAAGCGCCGCCGGGCCGTGACGTATGGCTTGGCTACCATCGCGATCTGAAACGCCTCGGGCGTCTGCGCGCATTGCTCGACGTCGTGATCGAGCGGCTCGCTAACGTATGA
- a CDS encoding zinc-dependent alcohol dehydrogenase family protein encodes MSMQALVLSQYKGPLVPTTMPIPEPARGEVLVRISASGLNPLDTKIRAGSAAHARHPLPLVLGIDLAGVVIALGADVTRFKVGDEVYGMTGGVGGIQGSLAQYAAVDAQLLAHKPSNLSMREAAALPLAFITSYAGIVDRAHLQAGQTVLVQGGAGGVGHVSVQLARALGAQVFATASARDQDLVARFGATPIDYAARTVEQYVGELTAGAGFDLVVDTVGGATLDASFAAVKHFGHVVSALGWGTHALAPLSFREATYSGVFTLHPLLTRQHRAHHGEMLAEATRLAEQGKLAPHLDPRRFDLGSAERAYDAITERTARGKIVVEIE; translated from the coding sequence ATGTCCATGCAAGCCCTCGTTCTCAGCCAATACAAAGGTCCCCTCGTCCCGACGACGATGCCCATTCCCGAGCCGGCACGTGGCGAAGTGCTCGTGCGAATCAGCGCAAGCGGCCTCAATCCGCTCGATACGAAGATTCGCGCGGGCAGCGCCGCGCATGCGCGTCATCCGTTGCCGCTCGTGCTCGGCATCGATCTCGCGGGCGTGGTCATCGCGCTCGGCGCGGACGTGACACGCTTCAAGGTCGGCGACGAGGTCTATGGGATGACGGGCGGCGTCGGCGGCATTCAGGGTTCGCTTGCGCAATACGCAGCCGTCGATGCGCAACTGCTCGCACACAAGCCGTCCAATCTGTCGATGCGCGAAGCCGCCGCGTTGCCGCTCGCGTTCATCACGTCGTATGCGGGTATCGTCGATCGCGCACATTTGCAGGCGGGTCAAACCGTGCTCGTGCAAGGCGGAGCGGGCGGCGTCGGCCACGTGTCGGTGCAGTTGGCGCGCGCGCTCGGCGCGCAAGTCTTCGCGACGGCGAGTGCGCGCGATCAGGATCTCGTCGCGCGATTCGGTGCGACGCCGATCGACTACGCGGCGCGCACGGTCGAACAATATGTTGGTGAGCTGACAGCGGGTGCAGGCTTCGATCTCGTCGTCGATACGGTCGGCGGGGCGACGCTCGATGCGTCGTTCGCGGCCGTCAAGCATTTCGGGCATGTCGTGAGCGCGCTTGGCTGGGGCACGCATGCGCTCGCGCCGCTGTCGTTCCGCGAGGCCACGTATTCAGGTGTGTTCACGCTGCATCCGTTGCTCACCCGTCAGCATCGCGCGCATCACGGCGAGATGCTGGCCGAAGCCACGCGCCTTGCCGAACAAGGCAAGCTCGCGCCGCATCTCGATCCGCGCCGCTTCGATCTCGGATCGGCGGAGCGCGCCTACGACGCGATCACGGAGCGCACCGCGCGCGGCAAGATCGTCGTTGAAATCGAATGA
- a CDS encoding hybrid sensor histidine kinase/response regulator produces the protein MSDGIESARRAGVLRTDDLKDRPARAPDHAAEVRTLVTVASAQTGRRDALLQAIADAALGACHAGSAGISLLETTSEGAAVFRWRAVAGACAGFEGRTTAWAECPCGMTLELGAPQLFVEPHTYFKSLRDTGAVITEGIITPIPIRCPASKQLGAIWVASHDAHRFDREDLRLLGNLAVLAGAALTLLDAQQAAEAETEAAQQARRALEDAAHRRDEFIAMLGHELRNPMAPIDSSIAALKVLCAGQEQANDVLAIAQRQMRQLRTLVDDLLDAARLRHGKLAIKYSRTSLNEIVYDAITALKHHIDARKHRLVIEGLDQPVQVRADHVRLSQVVGNLLSNAAKYTPAGGTLQLRVQTETDSAADGAAVGGMVSIVIEDNGVGMSPEALDHVFELFAQSPSSARRSEGGLGIGLAVAKRLIELHDGTIALDSQGVGLGTRVLLRLPILDRETRTAHDATAAPAATSAEPSRILLVDDNADALDALHLLLELEGHDVIVARSGRDALKVAAQTLPEVGIIDIGMPEMDGFEVARAIRSNKALAHMFLIALTGYSSESDKSRALAAGFDYHLTKPVSMERLADVLSHRDGRNISGLV, from the coding sequence ATGAGCGACGGTATCGAAAGTGCCCGCCGGGCGGGCGTACTGCGTACGGACGATCTGAAAGACCGGCCGGCGCGCGCACCCGATCATGCCGCCGAAGTCCGCACGCTCGTCACGGTTGCAAGCGCGCAAACGGGACGCCGCGACGCCTTGCTGCAAGCCATCGCCGATGCGGCACTCGGCGCGTGCCACGCAGGCAGCGCGGGCATCAGCCTGCTCGAAACGACGAGCGAAGGCGCAGCCGTGTTCCGCTGGCGCGCGGTGGCGGGCGCCTGCGCGGGCTTCGAAGGCAGAACCACGGCATGGGCCGAGTGTCCGTGCGGGATGACGCTCGAACTCGGCGCGCCGCAGCTGTTCGTCGAGCCGCACACTTACTTCAAGAGCCTGCGCGACACGGGCGCCGTCATCACGGAAGGCATCATCACGCCGATTCCGATTCGTTGCCCTGCGTCGAAACAGCTTGGCGCGATCTGGGTCGCGTCGCACGATGCACATCGTTTCGATCGCGAAGACCTGCGCCTGCTCGGCAATCTTGCCGTGCTCGCGGGCGCGGCGCTCACGCTGCTCGACGCGCAACAGGCCGCCGAAGCGGAAACCGAGGCCGCACAACAGGCGCGGCGCGCGCTCGAAGACGCAGCGCACCGGCGCGACGAATTCATCGCGATGCTCGGCCATGAACTGCGCAATCCGATGGCACCGATCGACAGTTCCATTGCCGCGCTCAAGGTGCTGTGCGCAGGCCAGGAGCAGGCCAACGATGTGCTCGCCATCGCGCAGCGGCAGATGCGCCAGTTGCGCACGCTGGTGGACGATCTGCTCGATGCGGCGCGTCTGCGGCACGGCAAGCTCGCGATCAAGTACAGCCGCACATCGCTGAACGAAATCGTGTACGACGCGATCACGGCGCTCAAGCATCACATCGACGCGCGCAAGCATCGCCTCGTCATCGAAGGGCTGGACCAGCCCGTGCAGGTACGCGCCGATCATGTGCGCCTGAGTCAGGTGGTCGGCAACCTGTTGTCGAACGCGGCGAAATACACGCCTGCGGGCGGCACGCTGCAACTGCGGGTGCAAACGGAAACGGACAGCGCAGCCGATGGGGCCGCGGTGGGCGGCATGGTGTCGATCGTCATCGAGGACAACGGCGTCGGCATGAGTCCCGAAGCGCTCGATCACGTGTTCGAACTGTTCGCGCAGTCGCCATCGAGTGCGCGCCGCTCGGAAGGCGGACTCGGCATCGGGCTCGCGGTTGCGAAGCGGCTCATCGAACTGCATGACGGCACCATTGCGCTCGACAGCCAGGGCGTCGGGCTCGGCACGCGCGTTCTGCTGCGCCTGCCGATACTCGACCGCGAGACGCGCACCGCGCACGATGCGACGGCGGCGCCGGCCGCTACGAGCGCCGAGCCGAGCCGTATCCTGCTCGTCGACGACAACGCCGACGCGCTCGACGCGCTGCACCTGCTGCTCGAACTGGAAGGTCACGATGTGATCGTCGCGCGCAGCGGCCGCGATGCGTTGAAGGTCGCGGCGCAGACGTTACCCGAAGTGGGCATCATCGATATCGGCATGCCGGAGATGGACGGCTTCGAAGTAGCACGCGCCATCCGCTCGAACAAGGCGCTGGCGCACATGTTCCTGATCGCGCTGACGGGCTACTCGTCGGAGTCCGACAAGTCGCGCGCGCTCGCGGCAGGTTTCGACTATCACCTGACCAAGCCTGTTTCAATGGAACGGCTCGCCGACGTGCTGTCGCATCGCGACGGCCGGAACATCAGCGGTCTTGTCTGA
- a CDS encoding GFA family protein — translation MNQQQSYEGGCACGAVRFRANGPPMRVGMCHCMTCRQVHGSAFGSYAMFDRSAVTLTGNTREWQSSEKGRRHFCPLCGSVAFMMYVDREEIALPIGAFDDTGLFEPAYELWCKHKEPWLPRGVRPEYDEERAH, via the coding sequence ATGAATCAGCAACAATCGTATGAAGGCGGGTGTGCATGCGGCGCCGTGCGATTTCGCGCGAACGGGCCGCCGATGCGCGTCGGGATGTGTCACTGCATGACGTGCCGCCAGGTGCACGGATCGGCCTTCGGCTCGTACGCGATGTTCGACCGCAGCGCCGTCACGCTGACGGGTAACACGCGCGAATGGCAAAGCTCGGAAAAAGGCCGGCGTCATTTCTGTCCGCTGTGCGGATCGGTGGCGTTCATGATGTACGTCGATCGCGAGGAAATCGCTTTGCCGATCGGCGCCTTCGACGACACGGGACTGTTCGAGCCCGCGTACGAACTCTGGTGCAAGCACAAGGAACCGTGGCTGCCGCGCGGCGTGCGTCCGGAGTACGACGAGGAGCGCGCGCACTAG
- a CDS encoding DUF6496 domain-containing protein, with the protein MPLKRGTSKETIGHNIKVEKKAGKSQKQSVAIALNQARKSGAKIPKKHS; encoded by the coding sequence ATGCCACTCAAGCGAGGCACATCGAAGGAAACCATCGGGCACAACATCAAGGTCGAGAAGAAGGCAGGCAAATCGCAAAAGCAGTCTGTCGCGATCGCGTTGAATCAGGCGCGCAAGTCAGGCGCAAAGATTCCGAAGAAGCACAGCTAG
- a CDS encoding DUF6723 family protein, with protein MMTRPRMIFPKARNAVASRPESAEDYQIYATYRRTTEGSYMGQLKVVRKTDGRLLFPFTGAPDIGPFTDGDLAREAAQRHGETVVQSDLDNPEP; from the coding sequence ATGATGACAAGGCCACGGATGATTTTCCCGAAAGCGCGCAATGCTGTGGCCTCTAGACCCGAGTCGGCAGAGGACTATCAGATCTACGCCACCTACCGCCGCACGACGGAGGGTTCGTATATGGGCCAGTTGAAGGTCGTGCGCAAGACGGATGGCCGGTTGCTGTTTCCGTTTACCGGCGCGCCCGATATCGGTCCGTTCACCGACGGCGACCTGGCGCGCGAAGCCGCGCAACGTCATGGCGAAACCGTCGTGCAGTCGGATCTCGACAATCCTGAACCCTAG
- a CDS encoding diguanylate cyclase domain-containing protein, whose translation MKTITRLYRFRIASLLFASVAVLIALASCGLAGLTRLDAYTRTLYQRNMLPIAQLHELRTASLGARREFRKSVRESDTVARLGGDEFVVVLEEVGGMQQIELVARAVLTAVNRPISLRSGVVSVTPSIGISLFPNDAANAKQLLLRADRAMYVAKNTGKNNLCFFSTLEAASHLQPAMTATA comes from the coding sequence ATGAAAACCATCACGCGTCTCTACCGCTTCCGGATTGCCAGCCTACTGTTCGCCAGCGTCGCCGTCCTGATTGCACTCGCCAGTTGCGGCCTGGCAGGGCTCACCAGACTCGACGCGTACACGCGCACGCTATATCAGCGGAACATGCTTCCCATCGCGCAATTGCACGAACTCCGCACGGCCTCGCTCGGTGCGCGCCGCGAATTCCGGAAAAGCGTTCGCGAAAGCGATACGGTTGCGCGCCTTGGCGGCGACGAGTTCGTCGTCGTTCTCGAAGAGGTGGGCGGTATGCAGCAGATCGAACTCGTGGCGCGTGCCGTGCTCACGGCAGTCAACCGGCCGATCTCGCTACGCAGCGGCGTAGTGAGCGTCACGCCCAGCATCGGCATCAGCCTGTTTCCCAATGACGCAGCCAACGCGAAACAACTGCTTCTGCGGGCGGACCGTGCGATGTATGTCGCGAAGAACACGGGCAAGAACAACCTCTGCTTTTTCTCGACCCTCGAAGCGGCCAGTCATCTACAGCCGGCAATGACTGCGACGGCCTAG
- a CDS encoding SDR family NAD(P)-dependent oxidoreductase has protein sequence MKRNSALVIGVGAELGLGAALCRKIAANGYHVYVAGRTQAKLDIVTNGIASSGGSAESFAMDGTSEADIMRLYDRAMSPPDDIDVPSLVVYNVGNNRHVPFCDLTEAQMQDFLRSGPVGGFLVGREAARRLAPLGRGTVLFTGASASLRGKPGFAHFAAAKAGLRMVAQSMAREFGPLGLHVAHVVIDGGIDGERLHVSRPQAAAERGENGLLNVDAIAEAYWQIHLQHPSAWTHEIDLRPFKEPF, from the coding sequence ATGAAGCGAAACAGCGCACTGGTGATCGGCGTCGGCGCCGAACTCGGACTGGGCGCGGCGCTGTGCAGGAAGATCGCCGCGAACGGGTATCACGTGTATGTCGCGGGGCGCACGCAGGCCAAACTCGACATCGTGACGAACGGGATTGCGAGCAGCGGCGGCTCGGCCGAATCGTTCGCGATGGACGGCACGTCCGAAGCGGACATCATGCGTCTGTACGACCGGGCAATGTCGCCGCCCGATGATATCGACGTGCCTTCGCTCGTCGTCTATAACGTCGGCAACAACCGCCACGTTCCGTTTTGCGACCTGACGGAAGCGCAGATGCAGGACTTTTTGCGCTCCGGGCCGGTCGGCGGTTTTCTGGTGGGGCGCGAAGCGGCGCGGCGTCTCGCGCCGCTCGGCCGTGGCACGGTGCTGTTCACGGGTGCATCGGCGAGCTTGCGCGGCAAGCCGGGCTTCGCGCATTTCGCCGCGGCAAAAGCCGGGCTGCGGATGGTCGCGCAAAGCATGGCGCGCGAGTTCGGGCCGCTCGGGCTGCATGTCGCGCATGTGGTGATCGACGGCGGCATCGACGGCGAGCGCTTGCATGTCTCCCGTCCGCAGGCTGCCGCCGAGCGCGGCGAAAACGGCTTGCTGAACGTCGATGCCATTGCCGAAGCGTACTGGCAGATTCATCTTCAGCATCCGTCTGCATGGACGCACGAAATCGATCTGCGTCCTTTCAAGGAGCCGTTCTGA